A stretch of DNA from Candidatus Zixiibacteriota bacterium:
ATGAAATCGGCAATACCTCGGTATTGTCTAATGTCCCTTCGGCGAGAGCCCAGGACAGTATTTCGCTCGGGGAAGATGACTTTCAGGCAGTCCTGGTAAGTCCCGTGAGCCACGCCGTTGTGAACACGACGAAACCGACTCTGATGGTTCGCAATCTTGAGATTCCAGGGGATGTGAATTTCTTCTTTGAAGTAGCAACCGATTCTTTTTTCCTGTCAACCGCCGTGCTTTCGCCGGCGGTTCCTCAGGATGCGGCGAAAGCCTCGACGGCTTGGAAGATAGATTCTTCACTGGCGGCAAATACCACCTACTACTGGCGAGTTAAAGCGAATGATTACAGTTACAGCGATGTGGCATCCTTCACCATCGAGCCGGCGGTGCATGCCTACCCCAACCCATTCAAACCGTCGCGCGGGCAGATGGCGACCTTCACCGAAATCCCGGAAAGCTCCAGTCTTATGATAATGTCGGTGTCCGGCGCTATTATTCGTCAGTTCACTAATATTATCGGGGGGGAAGTAACCTGGGACGGGAAAAATTCTGACGGAAATCCGGTTGCCTCCGGCTCCTATTTATGGCAGATTGAGGGAACCGATATGCGAGGAAAGATTCTGTTAATTCGATAAATTTAAAGGGATGCCCCTGTCATTGCGGCGGGCATCTCAATGAAAAGCACTTAAACAGCGCCAATGAAGTCCCAATATTTTCTGGTCATCGGAATCCTGATTGTCGGAGGTTTTTTCGGCAATCTGCTCCGTTTCAGCGCCAATATGCCGGAGCGGGGACCGGACTTCAATCTGATACCAAACGAAGTCGGCGGTTACTGGGGAGAGGAAAAATTCTTCACCGAAGAAGTCTATGAAATCCTGAACGCCGACACCACCACTTATCGGGATTTTGTCTCCAGTACAGGGGCGCGCGCCGGGCTATTCATCGCCTATTTCAAATCTCAGCGCTTTGGCGGTTCGGTCCATTCTCCCAAGCACTGCCTGCCGGGTGGGGGGTGGCGAATCGAGAAGATTTCGCCGTTGGAAGTGGAACTGCCGGGACGCCCGTCAATGGTAATAAATAATATGCTTATCGCCAGCAAATCCCACAGCTCGGTTGTGCTGTACTGGTATCAGAGTCGTATGGGAATCTTCCGCAATGAATATATGCTTCTGCTCGACCGCGCTAGGAACTCGCTTTTGCTGCGGCCCAACGACATTGCCATTGTTCGCCTGACCGTGGATGCTCCCGACGGCGATATTGATGCCGCTGCCAGGCGTGGGGTGGCGCTCCTGAAGGAACTTCACCCGTACCTTCAACAAGCCCTCCCCTTTGGGTCCTCCGGCGCCTGACCCTCCGAATTATTCGCAAATATCAAAACCAATTTTGTCCGGGTAGGCAACACGGCCGGTCTGTCCCTTTTATTGTGGACATTGGCGGCGAATTATATATCTTAAACCAGCATTGATATTTTGGAGCTCTATGCCGGCGCTGGTCGCAAAAGTATTCAGAGGGGACAGGGAAGAGTCGGTTCATTATGGCTCTGTCGCTGTGGTCAACAGAAAAGGGGAATTGACCCATTATGTCGGCGACCCTGATTTCTTCACCTTTGTCCGTTCTTCCGCCAAGCCGTTCCAAGTACTGCCGCTTATTCTAACCGGGGCGGCAGACCACTTCGGGTTCAATCCCAAACAGCTGTCGATAATGTGCGGCTCCCATGCCGGCACCGACCACCACCGCGTAGTAGTTCTGGCCAATCTGGATAGAATCGATGTTTCACCGGACCGCCTCAAATGTGGGGTACATCTGCCGCTTTTTATGCAGATGAACGGGGAGTACCCCCAAAACAGTGAGCATCTTGACCCGCTGCGGCATAACTGCTCGGGGAAACATTCCGGATTCCTGGCGCTGACAAAATTTCTGGGCAAGAATATCGAAGATTATCTGGAAGTCCGCTCCGAGGCGCAATCAATGGTTTTGGAGACAGCGGCTAAGATGTACGGCGTTGACAAGAGTCAGGTCCTGATAGGGATTGACGGCTGTTCGGCGCCTAATTTTGGACTGCCGCTGCGTCACACCGCGGTTGCGTTCAACAAACTTGCGGCTGCCGACGGCGGCGACACGGATATCAATGCCGGACTGAAGCTGGTGAAAGCGGCAATGACCGAATTTCCGGAGATTTTCTCTGGTGAAGGACGGTTTGACCTGGCGCTGATGCGGACGTTTTCGGGCAATGTCATTTGCAAAGGGGGTGCAGAGGCGATTCAGGGAATCGGCTTCGCCGAGCCGGCTATTGGCATCGCGGTCAAGATAGAAGATGGCAATCCGCGGGCGTTATATACGGTTTGCATCGAAGTGCTAAAGCAGCTGGGATTGCTAAAGGTCGAACAAGCGCCGCAACTTCAGCCTTTCTACAATCCTGAAATCAGAAATTATCGGAAAATCCTTACGGGGAGAATCGTAGCGGATTTTGCGCTGGTGAAAACGCCAGCGAGCAGCAGATAAAGTCATTCGACAGTTTAGAATAGAGTCTTTCTGGGAACTATAGGAGACAATGATGGATAGATTCAAACATCCGGCGGAGCCTTTCCGAATCAAGGCGGTGGAGCCAATAGCGCTTCTGCCGCGCGAAAAACGGGAAGAGGTGCTGCAAGCGGCGAAATATAATATCTTCAAAGTCAAGGCACAGGATATCTATATCGACCTCCTGACCGATTCCGGCACCGGGGCAATGTCGAATCAGCAATGGGCGGCGCTTATGATGGGGGACGAGTCGTATGCCGGCGCCCGCTCTTTCTACCGATTCGAAGCCATTGTTCGGGAAATTACCGGAAAGAAACATATTATTCCAACTCATCAGGGAAGAGTCGCGGAGAATGTTCTGTTCACCTCTATTCTGAAGAAAGGGGATTATATCCCCAACAATACCCATTTTGATACTACCCGCGCCAACGTAGCGCACAAAGGGGGGATCCCGATTGACTTCCCCTGTCCCGAAGCCTCCAGTGATGAAGAACTCCCTTTCAAAGGGAATATGGACACATTGAGATTGAGAAGATTTATTGAAGAGAAAGGCGCCAGCAGAATTCCGGCAGTCTTTATGACCGTCACCAACAATTCCATGGGGGGACAGCCGGTTTCGATATCTAATATCAGGGAGACCGCGGCCCTCTGCAAAGAGCACGGCATACTCTTCTTTTTTGACTGCGCCCGCTATGCGGAGAACTGCTATTTCATTAAGCAATATGAGCCGGGATTCCAGAATAAAAGCATAAAAGAGATTGCCCAGGAGCTTTTTTCGTACGCCGATGGCGCCCTGATGTCGGCCAAAAAGGATGGTCTGGCAAATATGGGGGGATTCGCCGCCTTGAATGACGATGATTTAGCCCGCAGAATTATCGAACTGCTGATTATTATCGAGGGCTTCCCAACTTATGGTGGAATGTCAGGGCGCGATATCGATGCCGTTGCCGTCGGGATGGAGGAGGCGCTGAACGAGGACTACCTTGAATATCGCATCGGACAGATTGCATACTTTGGAAAGACTCTGGAAAAGGCGGGAGCGCCGATTATCAAACCTACCGGCGGACATGCCATATTTATTGATGCCGCTCGATTCCTGCCGCATATTCAGCACCGTCAGTTTCCCGGGCAGGCTCTTACCGTGGAGCTGTACCGTGAGGGAGGAATACGGGCGGTCGAAATCGGCTCTTTGATGTTCGGGGGATACGACCCAAATACGGGCGAAGAAATTCATGCGGCGCGGGAACTTGTCAGATTGGCGGTACCGCGAAGGGTTTATACCGCATCCCACCTCGACTACGTGGCGGATATTGTCGCCAAGATTTCCTCCCGCAAAGACCAATTGTGCGGTTTCAAAATTACTCGACAGGCGACATATTTGAGACATTTCACCGTGGAGCTGGAAGAAATAACCCCCAAGGGAGTCTCCGTGAAATAGTCAGAGCGGCCAAGGTGCAATCTCTGCGTCTGTCTGGCCAGAACTAATAATATGCAGAATTTTGCCGACCTGATGGGTGTCTGGACTGAGACGGCGTTTAAGGAAGACTGCTAAGTCGTTGAAAAATATGCCTATTGAGCAATTGGTTCTGCTGGTAAGTGATTCTGGCGAATTATTTGCGTAATCAAACCGATAAAGTCAGTGTCATATATACAATAGCTGACTTGACTTATCTTGGGAACCTTATATATTGACTGAGATTATATAAGTTAAGAGAAGGAGAAAATCTATCGATTAATCGGTTAAAGGACTATTGTTTTTTGAAAATGAGGAAAAGTTAGATACTTCTTCGGCCCTCTAACCGAAAATCGGCTTGTTAATCCTGCCGGGTTAAGGGCCGGGTTGAGTGACCCGGTTTCTTTATGACCCAGATTATTATCCTTCTTCTGTTCGCTTCTGTCTTAGTTTTCTCTTCTGTCACTTCGGAACCTCTCTCTGATTTCCAGCTGGTGTCATCAGGCAAAGACCTGATTAGTTTTAAACTTCACCTTTCCGAGCCGGATAAATATCTGCTCTTTGCGCCAGAGGTGGCGGGCGCAACTATGCTCCGCTCCGTGGTTATAGCGGTCCCCGCCGGCAAGCAGCCGATTTTGCTTTCAGCCAGCGGGTCTGACCCGATTCAGCCGTCCCCATCCGCCCCGGCGTTATATGATGCCGGCAAAGGTATCGTGGAGATTCTGCCGCCAATTCGCTCCCGCGGCTTCAACCTAGCCACCGTCAATATCTACCCCTTTCAGCAGGGTCAAATTTATCGAAGCATAGACGTGGCTATTTCTTTTCATCCGGACAATAAAGTTGCGTTAGATGACGAGTGGACCAGAATGAGCCCGACGTTTGAGAAAATCTGGGCGCAGACCGTGCTCAACTACGAACAGATGATTGCCTGGTCAAATGAGATGCCGCAGACCGCCGCCAAAATTGCCCAGAACCCTTTTGAGCCATCGGATACCTGGTATCGAATAGATATCAATCGCGAAGGGATTGTGCGGGTGACCGGTCAGAATCTTCAGGCTGCCGGATTATCTCTCGCCAACTTGCGCAGTGACGACCTGCGGCTGTTCAACGGCGGCGGTGAGCCGCTGCCGGTGCTGAATAATCGTCCCCGACCGACGTTTAGCGAGATATCGCTGCTAATCTTTGACGGCGGTGATGGGCTGTTCAATGCCGCTGATTACTTTCTGTTTTTTGCCGAAGGAGCCGACCGCTGGCGGTATCCTTCCGAATCCGCCCCCGTTTTTCTGGCAAACCCCTATACCGCTGAGAACTGCTATTGGCTCACAACCGCCGGGACTTTCAGCCAGCCTGCGGCAAGAATCGACAGTATTAACGGAAATCCGGATGCGACGCCGGACACTGTTGTTACTGAGGGAAAGTTCTTCCTCCGTTTTGAGCAGAACAAGATGCTAATGTATCAGAATGACACCAGAATCGCCGACTATTATACCTGGTACTGGAGTGACCAGGGCGCTTTCACTTTTTTTGCCTCGGTGCCTAACGCCATACTGAACCGGTCGGCAAAAGTTCGTATTGCCGCCAGAACGGCCGGCACAACCTTGATGGTAAATAATATTCTGGCACAGCAGACTTATGCCAGCCCGACTGAGTATACTTTCAACACCGACCGACTCTTTCCCGGGTTTAACCGTCTAGCCCTGGGGATGACCCCCAATTTTGATGCGCCGCCCTTTTTTGATTTCTGCGAGATATCGTACGACGGCAACCTCGCTCCTTCGGGTGATTTGCTTGACTTTGCCTTCGGCGATTCGCTTCGTCTGGCGGAGTTTCATATCGCCGACAATTTCAATTCTCCGCCGCTGATTTTCGACCTCAATAACCCCCAGGCGCCGCGTCTCATATTCGGCGCGCCCAGCGCCGCCGATACTCTCCGCTTTCAGTATGCGGTAGGGGAAAATTTTCTCAGTCGTTTCTACTTATGTCCACCGGGCAAAGCCATTCAGCCATTGAGAATTACGAAATACAATCGTCCCGACCTGATGAATACCGGTTCTCAGGCGGACCTTTTACTGATTGCGCCATCGGCTTTCCTGCCGGCATTGCAGGAGTACCGTCAGTATCGAGAGCAGAATTCCGGCATTACCATAAAGATGGTTGCCCTTCAAGAAATCTTAAACCAGTTTTCGTATGGTTTGAATGACCCTACCGCGATAAGAGATTTTCTCAAATTTGCCTATGAAAATTACCCCTCTCCGGCGCCCTCAGCGGTCCTCCTGGTCGGAGATGGCAATTACGATTTTGAGAACAATCTCTCCACCGCCACGGTCGATTTGCTGCCGCCCTATATTCATCCGTACGACTCTACCGCTTCCGACGACAACTATGTCTATTTTGGACTTTATGGCTTGCTCGATAGCGACACATCCTATTATCTGCCGGACCGGGGATATGATATGATGATTGCCCGATGGCCTGTCAAGTCGGTCTCGGAACTTAACATCATTATGAACAAAATCCGCCATTATGAGTCATCCTCCAATTTCGGTCCCTGGCGCGCGACCGTAACGCTTGTTGCCGATGATGAAATCGGCACCTACGATACTGAGTCCTTTCATACGCGGCAGACAGAAGAGCTTCAGAGATATCACTTGCCGCCCGCCTTTTACCGCAACAAAATTTATCTCTGGGATTACCCCTTCGATTCCAATCGCCAGAAGCCGCTGGTCAATGATGCCATCGTGCGCAGCATAAACAATGGCACCCTGGCGATAAACTACGCCGGGCACGGCAATCCCGATACCTGGGCGCACGAACGGGTATTTAACCGCAACACTGACCTGCCGCGGCTGCAAAACGCCGACCGGCTCACCCTGGTTTTTACCGCCTCCTGCTCCATTGGATTTTTTGATGACCCCACCCGCGAAGGCATGGCGGAAGATCTGCTTCGCTATCCCGCTGGTGGCGCCATTGCCACCGTTGCCGCCACCCGCCTGGTCTATGCCGGCGAAAACTCCGATTTTAATCAGCAGATTTTTGATGTCCTATTCGGCGGCGGAAATCTCTCTATCTGTGAAGCCTTCTTTGCCGGAAAGCTGATTCGCCAGTACAGTTCCGGATATCCTCGCCCTATCAGAAACGACCGCACCTACGCTTTCTTTGGCGACCCCTACCTGAAACTGGGTGTGCCGAAATATCAGATAAATTTTTCGTCGCTGCCCGACACTCTGATGGCGCTGCGGCGCCATGACATTTCCGGCGAAATTATCGACTCCCTGACCGGGAATAGGGTTGCGGTTGACGGGACAATTGATATCTTTGTCTATGATTCAGAAATCGAGAAAAGTTATAAAGTGGTCAACAGCTCCGGGCAAATTACTGATATCGTCAACTATGCCCTGGCCGGTTCAATGATTTACCGCGGCACCGCCGAGGTGACCGATGGCCGCTTCCAGTTCTCCTTTATTGCGCCGCTTGATATCGGTTATGGAGGGAGAGGAGCCAAAATTTCGGTGTATGGAGCTTTCCCCACATCTGATGCCTTTACTCTGGCCGATTCCCTTCCGGTCTCGCCCCATATTAACCCCGTGACTGACTCTGTCGGTCCCTCCATTGCCGTCAGATTCGGAGACAGGACAAATTTCGTTTCCGGAGA
This window harbors:
- a CDS encoding exosortase C-terminal domain/associated protein EpsI is translated as MKSQYFLVIGILIVGGFFGNLLRFSANMPERGPDFNLIPNEVGGYWGEEKFFTEEVYEILNADTTTYRDFVSSTGARAGLFIAYFKSQRFGGSVHSPKHCLPGGGWRIEKISPLEVELPGRPSMVINNMLIASKSHSSVVLYWYQSRMGIFRNEYMLLLDRARNSLLLRPNDIAIVRLTVDAPDGDIDAAARRGVALLKELHPYLQQALPFGSSGA
- a CDS encoding asparaginase codes for the protein MPALVAKVFRGDREESVHYGSVAVVNRKGELTHYVGDPDFFTFVRSSAKPFQVLPLILTGAADHFGFNPKQLSIMCGSHAGTDHHRVVVLANLDRIDVSPDRLKCGVHLPLFMQMNGEYPQNSEHLDPLRHNCSGKHSGFLALTKFLGKNIEDYLEVRSEAQSMVLETAAKMYGVDKSQVLIGIDGCSAPNFGLPLRHTAVAFNKLAAADGGDTDINAGLKLVKAAMTEFPEIFSGEGRFDLALMRTFSGNVICKGGAEAIQGIGFAEPAIGIAVKIEDGNPRALYTVCIEVLKQLGLLKVEQAPQLQPFYNPEIRNYRKILTGRIVADFALVKTPASSR
- a CDS encoding tryptophanase, whose protein sequence is MMDRFKHPAEPFRIKAVEPIALLPREKREEVLQAAKYNIFKVKAQDIYIDLLTDSGTGAMSNQQWAALMMGDESYAGARSFYRFEAIVREITGKKHIIPTHQGRVAENVLFTSILKKGDYIPNNTHFDTTRANVAHKGGIPIDFPCPEASSDEELPFKGNMDTLRLRRFIEEKGASRIPAVFMTVTNNSMGGQPVSISNIRETAALCKEHGILFFFDCARYAENCYFIKQYEPGFQNKSIKEIAQELFSYADGALMSAKKDGLANMGGFAALNDDDLARRIIELLIIIEGFPTYGGMSGRDIDAVAVGMEEALNEDYLEYRIGQIAYFGKTLEKAGAPIIKPTGGHAIFIDAARFLPHIQHRQFPGQALTVELYREGGIRAVEIGSLMFGGYDPNTGEEIHAARELVRLAVPRRVYTASHLDYVADIVAKISSRKDQLCGFKITRQATYLRHFTVELEEITPKGVSVK
- the porU gene encoding type IX secretion system sortase PorU; the protein is MTQIIILLLFASVLVFSSVTSEPLSDFQLVSSGKDLISFKLHLSEPDKYLLFAPEVAGATMLRSVVIAVPAGKQPILLSASGSDPIQPSPSAPALYDAGKGIVEILPPIRSRGFNLATVNIYPFQQGQIYRSIDVAISFHPDNKVALDDEWTRMSPTFEKIWAQTVLNYEQMIAWSNEMPQTAAKIAQNPFEPSDTWYRIDINREGIVRVTGQNLQAAGLSLANLRSDDLRLFNGGGEPLPVLNNRPRPTFSEISLLIFDGGDGLFNAADYFLFFAEGADRWRYPSESAPVFLANPYTAENCYWLTTAGTFSQPAARIDSINGNPDATPDTVVTEGKFFLRFEQNKMLMYQNDTRIADYYTWYWSDQGAFTFFASVPNAILNRSAKVRIAARTAGTTLMVNNILAQQTYASPTEYTFNTDRLFPGFNRLALGMTPNFDAPPFFDFCEISYDGNLAPSGDLLDFAFGDSLRLAEFHIADNFNSPPLIFDLNNPQAPRLIFGAPSAADTLRFQYAVGENFLSRFYLCPPGKAIQPLRITKYNRPDLMNTGSQADLLLIAPSAFLPALQEYRQYREQNSGITIKMVALQEILNQFSYGLNDPTAIRDFLKFAYENYPSPAPSAVLLVGDGNYDFENNLSTATVDLLPPYIHPYDSTASDDNYVYFGLYGLLDSDTSYYLPDRGYDMMIARWPVKSVSELNIIMNKIRHYESSSNFGPWRATVTLVADDEIGTYDTESFHTRQTEELQRYHLPPAFYRNKIYLWDYPFDSNRQKPLVNDAIVRSINNGTLAINYAGHGNPDTWAHERVFNRNTDLPRLQNADRLTLVFTASCSIGFFDDPTREGMAEDLLRYPAGGAIATVAATRLVYAGENSDFNQQIFDVLFGGGNLSICEAFFAGKLIRQYSSGYPRPIRNDRTYAFFGDPYLKLGVPKYQINFSSLPDTLMALRRHDISGEIIDSLTGNRVAVDGTIDIFVYDSEIEKSYKVVNSSGQITDIVNYALAGSMIYRGTAEVTDGRFQFSFIAPLDIGYGGRGAKISVYGAFPTSDAFTLADSLPVSPHINPVTDSVGPSIAVRFGDRTNFVSGDKIRSGEPLEIEIEDQSGINLIGGSGHGIILTVDNQIENMRDLTELFRYNPGSYTEGTIVADIGALAAGRHAFSIKVWDNANNSRVEEFEAEVVAADKMMISELLNHPNPMSDETLFSFSLTGPARQVSLKIFTLSGRKIKEISRDYLRADYHEFYRWNGTDNLGDRVANGVYLYKVTAASEATGEVVEAVGKVVVN